The bacterium nucleotide sequence AAAGAAACTATTCGTTCATCTTGTGAGGACAAAGGATGAATCCTTCAGCAATGGGCACCTTGTTATTAAAAAGGTTGAAGATATAACTAAAAGCTATTATCTTCGCATATCTCAGGGTATTACTGGCGATAATGTTATCCTGCCAGAGGATATAAAAGGTGAAATACCAGAGGAAAAGACCATAGAGAAAATTATGGATGAACTGGATTCATTAGTCGGTATGGAAGAGATAAAACAGGAGATAAAAGATTTATCAAAATTTTTAGATGTTGAGAAAAAGAAGGCAGAAATTACAGGCTCAAGTTGGACGCCTAATCTTCATACGGTCATAACAGGAAATCCTGGCACTGGGAAGACAACAATCGCCAGGAAACTTGGAGAGATTTTTAGGGCAATTGGCTTATTAGACAGGGGGCATGTAATTGAACTGGATAGAAAAGACCTTGTGGCTGAATATGTAGGACAGACAGCACCAAAGACAAACGCTAAAATAAGTGAGGCGATGGGAGGAATATTGTTTATTGACGAAGCCTATACACTTGTTCCAGAAGGCACGAATGACTCCTTTGGTAAAGAAGCGATTAATACACTTCTTAAAAGGATGGAAGATGATAAGGGTAAGTTTATGGTTATTGTGGCTGGGTATCCAAAAGAAATGGAGAGATTTCTTGATGCCAACCCAGGATTGAAGTCAAGATTTACAAGATATTTCCATCTCAAGGATTATACACCTGAAGAATTGCTTGCTATCTTTAAAATTATGGCAAAATCTGAAAAACACGAGATTGACGAATCTGCAGAAGAAAGATTAAAGAACATATTTGAGGCTATGTATTTAAAGAGGGATAAAAACTTTGCTAACGGTAGAGAAGTGAGAAATAACTTTGAAGAATGTTTAAAATTACAGGGGAACAGAATCAGTGCTCTCGGTATTTCAGAAGGAAGGGAACTTTTTCTAATCAAAACTGAAGATATACCCAGCAGATATGCGGTTGAAAAAGCCGTTACTTTAGAAGATGCCTTGCAAAGCATGGAAACCTTAATTGGACTTTCCTCCATTAAAAGAGAGATTAAAACACTAATAAATTATCTCGAGGTGGAGAAGGCGCGAGTCTCTGCTGGTGGGAAAGAAACTCCCTTAAATATACACTTTGTCTTCAGGGGCAACCCTGGAACAGGAAAGACAACTGTGGCAAGAATCCTTGCTGATGTCTTCAAGGCAATGGGGCTGTTATCCAGAGGGCACCTTGTGGAAACAGATAGAAAAGACCTTGTTGCCGAATATGTAGGACATACAGCACCAAAGACAAATAAGGTGCTCAACAATGCCATTGGCGGAGTCCTTTTCATAGATGAGGCGTATACCCTTGCACGAGGCGGAACTTCTGATTTTGGCAGAGAGGCGATTGATACACTCCTTAAAAGAATGGAAGATGATAGGGGTAAGTTTGTGGCTATTGTGGCTGGCTATAAGGATGAGATGCAGACATTTTTAGATACAAACCCTGGACTTGCTTCAAGATTTACAAAGTATATAGATTTTGAAGATTATAACCCAGCAGAACTAAAGGAGATATTTATCTCTATGGTGGAATCAAAGGGGATGAGATATGCGGATGGGGTTGAAGAATTATTAACCACGCTATGTGTGAAGATATATGAACACAGGGATAGAAACTTCGCAAATGGCAGAACCATAAGGAATATTTTTGAGATGGTTTTGCAAAATCAGGCTAATAGGATTGCCGGGATGCGACAGGAAGGAAAAGAAGTGTCCCCGGATGTTTTAAACACAATTGAAGCGGATGATTTAAAATCAATAGAAGGGATGAAAAGATGATATGCCCTTATTGTAAAATGGATATAGAGGAGGATTCATATTTCTGTGACCAATGCGGTCAAGAAATATTAATGTGCCCTAATTGTAATAAGCCTGGTAAAGGGAAGATGTGTACCCATGATGGGACTCCATTGGTCACTGCAAGGATAAAGGGAGGAGTATCTACTGATTTGTCTGTTGACCAAAGGATTTCTTATGGGATAACTCCATTTCCCACAATAGGAGCCCCATCAATCCTCACGCCTGCTACGGAACTTCATTTGATAAATAAGAACCTCAACCTTGATTTAAAGATAGAGAATGATGAGATAATTGGACGGACAACAGGCAGGTTTATGGATACCTTCAGCAAATTCTCGCAGGTATCAAAACAGCACTGTCAAATCAAATTTGACCAGAAACAGGGCTGGGTGGCTATTGACCTTGACTCTACAAATGGCACTAAATATAACAATATCCCCCTAAAACAGGGGCAACATCAACCACTAACAGATAAATCCTTTCTTTTAATCGCTAACATAGAATTTTACATAGAGATAAGAAGCAAGGATGAAAAGGATAAAACTACAAGGATATAAGTTGCTATGGAATTAAGAATTAAGGCTGTAACTGATACGGGTTGCGTAAGAGACCATAATGAAGATAGAATTTTAATCGGAGATGAAATCCTGAGAGAAGGTGATAAGGAGATAGAGATAAATCTTAACGATAACCCAAAGTATTTTGTAGCGATAGCTGATGGTATGGGAGGACATAACGCAGGGGAAGTCGCCAGCGAGATGGTTTTAGAGTTGATGCGTGAAAAAATTAACTCTTTTGAATCAGGATTGACAGAAAATGAACTAAGCAAGAAAATCAAAGATTGGACTTATGAAATTCATTCCCATATTTTAGAAGAAGGCAATAGAAGCCCTGAAAGAAAAGGTATGGGCACAACCTTAGTGGGAATATTGTGTTATGAAAACTCTGCGTATTATCTCAATGTTGGTGATAGCAGGTTGTATAGATTAAGAGATGAGTGTCTTGTCCAAATATCTAAAGACCATTCCCTAAGAGAACTAACAGGGGATAACAATCTTCCATCAAATATCATTCTGAATTCCTTTGGTGGAGGCGATAAAGTCTTTGTTGATTTTGCTCCTGTGAGCAAGAGGATATTTGAGGGAGATATTTTACTATTATGCAGTGATGGGTTATCCGATATGCTTACTGATGATGAGATAGAAATGATTTTAAATAGTGGTGAGGATTCTGTGAACAAACTTTTAACTGAGGCAAAAAACAAAGGTGGAGAAGATAATATTTCTATTATTTCAATAACTATTGGCATGAATGGTAACCTTTCATAATCTGTGCCTAAACTATAATCGGTAGAAAAATAATTTGACGGGAAATGAGAAATGTCATAAAATATGGTTAGAAAACAAAGAAAAATGTCCAGTTTACACTTTTTACCTT carries:
- a CDS encoding AAA family ATPase; the protein is MEAVDYPKFTKDFEQNFQKAKGGILFINDVQKLVPAGYSGAVDPLDKLFSEIRKSQFDPIVILAGLHRGFKEYLKDNPNVKGLFSYIFELSDMDAAQMFMIAEKELKKQGFALSDDGRVKLKKLFVHLVRTKDESFSNGHLVIKKVEDITKSYYLRISQGITGDNVILPEDIKGEIPEEKTIEKIMDELDSLVGMEEIKQEIKDLSKFLDVEKKKAEITGSSWTPNLHTVITGNPGTGKTTIARKLGEIFRAIGLLDRGHVIELDRKDLVAEYVGQTAPKTNAKISEAMGGILFIDEAYTLVPEGTNDSFGKEAINTLLKRMEDDKGKFMVIVAGYPKEMERFLDANPGLKSRFTRYFHLKDYTPEELLAIFKIMAKSEKHEIDESAEERLKNIFEAMYLKRDKNFANGREVRNNFEECLKLQGNRISALGISEGRELFLIKTEDIPSRYAVEKAVTLEDALQSMETLIGLSSIKREIKTLINYLEVEKARVSAGGKETPLNIHFVFRGNPGTGKTTVARILADVFKAMGLLSRGHLVETDRKDLVAEYVGHTAPKTNKVLNNAIGGVLFIDEAYTLARGGTSDFGREAIDTLLKRMEDDRGKFVAIVAGYKDEMQTFLDTNPGLASRFTKYIDFEDYNPAELKEIFISMVESKGMRYADGVEELLTTLCVKIYEHRDRNFANGRTIRNIFEMVLQNQANRIAGMRQEGKEVSPDVLNTIEADDLKSIEGMKR
- a CDS encoding protein phosphatase 2C domain-containing protein yields the protein MELRIKAVTDTGCVRDHNEDRILIGDEILREGDKEIEINLNDNPKYFVAIADGMGGHNAGEVASEMVLELMREKINSFESGLTENELSKKIKDWTYEIHSHILEEGNRSPERKGMGTTLVGILCYENSAYYLNVGDSRLYRLRDECLVQISKDHSLRELTGDNNLPSNIILNSFGGGDKVFVDFAPVSKRIFEGDILLLCSDGLSDMLTDDEIEMILNSGEDSVNKLLTEAKNKGGEDNISIISITIGMNGNLS
- a CDS encoding FHA domain-containing protein produces the protein MICPYCKMDIEEDSYFCDQCGQEILMCPNCNKPGKGKMCTHDGTPLVTARIKGGVSTDLSVDQRISYGITPFPTIGAPSILTPATELHLINKNLNLDLKIENDEIIGRTTGRFMDTFSKFSQVSKQHCQIKFDQKQGWVAIDLDSTNGTKYNNIPLKQGQHQPLTDKSFLLIANIEFYIEIRSKDEKDKTTRI